AAATGGGAAGACCAGCATGTTTTCCAAGAATGTCCCATAGAGCAATATCTACAGCAGCCCGAATTCTTGGCGTTGCTTCCTGCAACATCCGTAAAATCTGTTGTCTTTGCAGTTCATCTTGACCGCATAATTTCGTGTGCAATACTTCCGCTTCATGGACGATCATCGGCAGGGGGCCCGTACATTCCCCCCATCCGTCGATTCCGCTATTTGTCAGGATCTGTATCAGAACGGTAGAGCGATATGGCTTTATGCCATTGGCATCCCCGTACAATTTTTCCGGCTGATAATATAGCGGATATACGTTTACTTCCCGGATCATGTTTCTTCACCTTCCTGTCATAAGGCCGTAAATGTAATGCTGCCGCAGCTTTTCATTTTAAATTGGATTTTCACTGTACGATTTTCACTGTACTGTGTTTATTACATTCTTTGAGTGATTGGGTTTGTTGGGCATTCTTCTGGGTTCTCCTCCTATAGAGGATGTTCAAAAAGTTTTCGAAACATAACCGCAACAATTCCTGAAAACCGCATTACACGATTTCCCATCAAATTGTATTTCATCAAACTGCACTCCATCGAACTGCCGCAGCTGGAAGAATAGTAAAATTATTTCTTCGATTGCAAAATATGCTGGTTGCCCAATCTAGCAACTTCGTCCATAGTGAATGTAGAAGAATCATAGGAGGAATTTTTGATAGTGTTGAAAGTGAATCGAACCTTCCGTACACTAGGCATGATGGCTATGAGCTTGGTTATCGGAGTATCTGTTTCGAGTTGCATCTCTCGGGATACACATGCAAATGCGGATACAACCCAGGCAATACTGGCTCCTTTTCAAGACATTGGGCAAAGTTACGCCAAATCGCAAATTAGCGATTTATACAATAAACAAATTCTATCAGGCGTTGGCAATGGTTTGTTCGAACCGGCACGTCCTGTAACACGAGCGGAATTTTTGACCATGCTCGACCGTTTATTACATATCCAGCCTGTGCAGGCGTCAATTCCGGCGTTTTCAGATGTTTCGCCAGATTCCTGGGAGTATCCGTGGGTACAAGCGGGCATCAATTTGCAGTTGGCGTATGGAGTGGACAGCCATACATTTGCTCCCAACAGTCCGGTTACACGGGAAGAAGCGGCTGCCATGCTGGCAAGAGCGATCCAACCGCTGGCAGGGAATTTGCAATCTGCCACAGGCGCAGGTCCGGCACCTTTTGCTGATATGAATCTGGTGCATTCCTTCGCATCAACGTACGTTCAGCAAATGCAGGCATGGGGCATCATACACGGCGATGAACAAAACGATTTTCGGCCGATGGACCCGTTGACGCGGGAAGAAGTTGCAGTTATGTTCGAAAATGTGCTGCAAAAGCTGCCTGCGTTGCAAAGCAACACTTCCGCTGCTGCTGCGACCGCAACAAACGGCAACGGAACGAGCGCTTCTCTCATACAGTTGGGATGGCAATACAATCAATCCACTGCCGATTTTGAAGCGAGTGTGCAAGCGTCAAACACAATCAATACACTTGCGCCAAGATGGTTTTATCTCGGGAAAAATGGACAAATACAGGTATCCGGCACGTTGGATTCCTCCCTTGTCACATGGGCTCATCAAAATGGAAAGCATGTCTGGGCGCTGGTGGGAAACCGATTCGATATGGATACGACAAGGCAAGTGCTTTCTCAGGAGAATCAAAGGCAGCAATTGATTCAGCAATTGGCCGGTTATGCGAAACAATACAACCTGGACGGAATCAATATCGATTTTGAAAATCTGGACCCCAATCATGCGTCTGATTTTTCCACATTCATACAGGAGCTGGCAAGTGTATTGCACCGACAGAATGTACTGCTTTCTGTGGATATTCCTCCTGATTCGGGAACGGACTGGAGTCAGCCGTTTAACGATCAGGCACTTGGCCAAAGCGCCGACTATCTGGTCATGATGGGATATGATGAGCATTGGGCCAACGATCCGACGGCCGGTTCCGTATCGTCTTTGCCGTGGCTTGATAAAGGACTGACTACTTTATTGGTGCACGTTCCTGCACAGAAAGTGATAGTGGGATTGCCGTTTTATACAAGAGGCTGGTATCAAACAAACGGGCAGTCGAGTTCTACAGAATATTCGATCGCTCAAGAAGAAAATGTTGTCAAACAAGCGAATGCAAGTTTGATCTGGAACGATTCTCTCGGTCAATATGTGACTCAATTTGCAACCGGCGGAACCTCGCAAACGGTATGGGTAGAAGACAGCCGTTCCCTGTCTTTGAAAGCACATTTGGCCTTGACAAAGGGAATCGCCGGATTCGCCTATTGGTATATGGGCGGCGAAACTGCAGATGTGTGGACAAGTCTGTCCAATGTGTTCCGCCTAAAATAATGATACGCCAACAAATTGCCGATGGAAAAGTCAGGCACATGTAACCGAAGATGATAAAATAAAAGGGCCACGGAACAGCCGTGGCCCAAGTTTTCTTTACAAAGAGAAATTAATGCGTACGGTAGGAAGACTCGGAAATGTCGCTTAAAGCTTCGCCGGCTTCATTTACGTGGATGCTGACAGTTGCCAAGTCGCCGATCGCTACGATTCCCACAAGTTTTCCCTGGTTATCACAAACAGGCAAACGGCGTATCTGATGTTCCGCCATCAGATTGGCTGCCTCGTGCGCATCCATTTCAGGTGTGCCTGTTACGATTTGTTTGCTCATGCAATGGCTGACCGGGCAGCTTTTCGGGTCCATTTCCTTTGCAATACATTGAATGACAATATCCCGGTCTGTAATCATCCCGACAATCCGATCCCCATTGACCACTGGCATGGAACCTGCATTGATCTGTTGCATTTTCTTTGCAGCTGCTACACATGTATCATTTTCTGTAACAGTAGTCACTTGACTTGTCATGAGTTCACGTAACTTCATTTGATCGCCTCCATAGTTTTCCGCATTTGTCTGTTTTCTTGCAGAATCAAGTGAACAGATTGATGAACGGATCAAAGTCAACGCAAGTTATGATCCGTACACGGATAGTATGAGCCGAACAAAAAGGAATTATGAAGATTATGATGAAGATTCACGTGTGCCCCAATTTGTTTTCTCTTTGATATAGTTCCAAATCAGGTAAAGACCATAGATGCCAAACAGTACATGCAATAAATTCTCGGCTGCTTCGAAGTGCATCGATCCCCATTGCGGGAAGATGAATGAGGCAATGCCCATTATGAGAAATGTCGGCGCCGTTACGATGCAAAACGTTTTTGCATAGATCAAGTCAACGGTTGGCCGGGATACTGCAAGAGCAAAAAGCCCAATGGCAAATCGAAACAAGTTTTGGATCAAATCAAATTGAATGATGCCAAAAATTTGATTGGTAAATGCACTTAGAATGCCTAGAAGCAGGAAAATCCAGCCAATGATTCGGGCATACTGTTTCATGTACATCGATCCCTCTTCTCTTATATTTTTGATTCGTTCTCATGGTTTCGTTTGGTACATGC
Above is a window of Fodinisporobacter ferrooxydans DNA encoding:
- a CDS encoding glycosyl hydrolase family 18 protein, translated to MLKVNRTFRTLGMMAMSLVIGVSVSSCISRDTHANADTTQAILAPFQDIGQSYAKSQISDLYNKQILSGVGNGLFEPARPVTRAEFLTMLDRLLHIQPVQASIPAFSDVSPDSWEYPWVQAGINLQLAYGVDSHTFAPNSPVTREEAAAMLARAIQPLAGNLQSATGAGPAPFADMNLVHSFASTYVQQMQAWGIIHGDEQNDFRPMDPLTREEVAVMFENVLQKLPALQSNTSAAAATATNGNGTSASLIQLGWQYNQSTADFEASVQASNTINTLAPRWFYLGKNGQIQVSGTLDSSLVTWAHQNGKHVWALVGNRFDMDTTRQVLSQENQRQQLIQQLAGYAKQYNLDGINIDFENLDPNHASDFSTFIQELASVLHRQNVLLSVDIPPDSGTDWSQPFNDQALGQSADYLVMMGYDEHWANDPTAGSVSSLPWLDKGLTTLLVHVPAQKVIVGLPFYTRGWYQTNGQSSSTEYSIAQEENVVKQANASLIWNDSLGQYVTQFATGGTSQTVWVEDSRSLSLKAHLALTKGIAGFAYWYMGGETADVWTSLSNVFRLK
- a CDS encoding CBS domain-containing protein — protein: MKLRELMTSQVTTVTENDTCVAAAKKMQQINAGSMPVVNGDRIVGMITDRDIVIQCIAKEMDPKSCPVSHCMSKQIVTGTPEMDAHEAANLMAEHQIRRLPVCDNQGKLVGIVAIGDLATVSIHVNEAGEALSDISESSYRTH
- a CDS encoding DUF4383 domain-containing protein, with the protein product MKQYARIIGWIFLLLGILSAFTNQIFGIIQFDLIQNLFRFAIGLFALAVSRPTVDLIYAKTFCIVTAPTFLIMGIASFIFPQWGSMHFEAAENLLHVLFGIYGLYLIWNYIKEKTNWGTRESSS